The following are encoded in a window of Catellicoccus marimammalium M35/04/3 genomic DNA:
- a CDS encoding Ig-like domain-containing protein, producing MKKRKLFYLGTVLILLLGLFVPSLSSTIFAKEVSLIGTDHPIVTTDSGQSVGPNQSTNRYKYYKVSYDWSVPKGETIEAGDTATFPLPKNIQILNDTTFDVTTKDGKVIGKFTIKKGASSGVLTFNDYISKHHLQNVKGTLEFWGNGIQGSSYEYQEINKVSWVDDNGKPTWYILYNPNSEKRTNVTITDQLSGPQKLDKDSIEIQFGTVANGKFVADSPQPKVEYTIVKREDGFTLKIPKLNRAVQVIYHSTPTKAGDLNLSNKVQGKSDQLGVKQNSSSIQVGGSGNASGDKPIEPSTSEISSSEKESSNSDSMTSSENTMTSNSDESQSSIETTDSSIQDTISRSEEDTIESTKETSVQPIPSTTSTEYSEDSIIKPTTSSDFSTDIVEDTSSTNEGTKVTTSISTDSKRKSDSNDEDFVGKGSETDSFANEESSTTTEEGTLINTYSSQKAKIIPKSNHSSEDTSNSNDDLPQTGAKSKKYLMLIGTMLVSLVTIFGIFCAQKEKE from the coding sequence ATGAAAAAAAGGAAGTTATTCTATTTAGGGACGGTCCTGATTTTACTTTTAGGACTCTTTGTCCCTTCTTTGTCTTCCACGATTTTTGCTAAGGAAGTGTCATTAATAGGGACAGATCACCCAATTGTAACAACTGACAGTGGACAATCTGTAGGACCGAATCAGAGTACAAATCGATATAAATATTATAAGGTATCTTATGATTGGTCAGTGCCAAAAGGAGAAACTATAGAAGCAGGAGATACAGCTACTTTTCCATTACCTAAAAATATTCAAATTTTAAATGATACTACATTTGATGTGACAACAAAAGATGGGAAAGTAATTGGTAAGTTTACAATTAAAAAAGGAGCTTCTAGCGGTGTATTGACTTTTAATGATTATATTTCTAAACATCATTTACAAAATGTTAAAGGAACACTAGAATTTTGGGGAAATGGCATTCAAGGAAGTTCCTATGAATATCAGGAAATTAATAAAGTTTCTTGGGTAGATGATAATGGGAAGCCAACGTGGTATATTTTGTATAATCCAAATTCTGAAAAAAGAACGAATGTCACCATTACAGATCAATTATCGGGACCACAAAAGTTAGATAAAGACTCTATTGAAATTCAATTTGGTACTGTGGCTAATGGAAAATTTGTTGCTGACTCTCCACAACCAAAAGTAGAGTATACTATTGTGAAAAGAGAAGATGGATTTACATTAAAAATTCCGAAGTTAAATCGAGCTGTACAAGTTATTTATCATTCTACACCTACAAAAGCAGGAGATTTAAATTTATCAAACAAAGTTCAAGGAAAATCTGATCAATTAGGAGTAAAGCAAAATTCTTCTTCGATTCAGGTAGGAGGTTCAGGAAATGCTAGTGGGGATAAACCAATAGAACCTAGCACCTCAGAGATTTCAAGCAGTGAAAAAGAAAGTTCAAATAGTGATTCTATGACAAGCTCAGAGAATACAATGACTTCTAATAGTGATGAAAGTCAATCAAGTATAGAAACTACAGATTCATCAATTCAAGATACAATATCAAGAAGTGAAGAGGATACGATAGAATCAACAAAAGAAACTTCTGTCCAACCTATTCCTTCTACAACATCTACAGAATACAGTGAAGATTCAATAATAAAACCTACAACTTCATCAGATTTTAGTACAGATATAGTAGAAGATACTAGTTCAACAAATGAAGGAACAAAAGTAACAACTTCTATTAGCACAGATTCTAAAAGAAAATCAGATTCTAACGATGAAGACTTCGTAGGAAAAGGATCTGAAACGGATTCTTTTGCTAATGAAGAGTCTTCTACTACTACAGAAGAAGGAACTTTGATAAATACATATTCTAGTCAAAAGGCAAAGATAATTCCAAAATCAAATCATTCATCAGAAGATACCTCAAATTCTAATGATGATTTGCCTCAAACAGGAGCAAAGAGTAAAAAATATTTGATGCTTATAGGAACAATGCTAGTTTCATTAGTAACTATCTTTGGAATTTTCTGTGCTCAAAAAGAAAAAGAATAA
- a CDS encoding M60 family metallopeptidase: MKKKIPITAASLMGLLFAPAVMEAEAKDKSKSLYSEHQAPEIYGTKKAIVHQSDKISIIDPRYRVLAMDFEDGDLTNKIQLVSIDNNQDYHSLIDAKTGELKNLSLGKHTLLYRVTDKHGNTTEFTTEIDVKEDSKEHSKDTIEKTIRSAPYSGNTMNTLMKRGDEHDRQMLGIQLDPGQGIDIKIKDRPSGGGNLYVDIMTDGNKKDVYHQQINGNSRHLRAKTIDEASNIKGTKDPAGVPFISTPRNNYEQGSDARPYTVEYTVGHEARRLPYYHTGDNQELFFNFWEKETKAHRREVKLNNNKSEVRDTGYAVLEGQHHLMLIPANTREEIKKRFAGERTLDDLNTEFVRLFKQYDTFVGLELDPEDRINQRTYTKYYMRPDQNGLPGSAAYYVSPWIAQTGDKMTWFSTMGWGTFHEIGHGYQGRNHVDTIDYMEVTNNILAYYAQHNEKIAGKLNSYWMDMDKDAEGWQKHRMNALKSRLPGSEGEVEINEMRWRLYAKGMDVKARLFFFLNMLESLNPKNPSEPWGKVNEQIRIQKRDTGNTDTIPNQLLRAFYEKYGVDITPYLIEWGTNRPLSNKKNYDMQRNGDQMVQLRDVVYNKEKLKEITSELGVKEYGLVRTSDLIKRNVEGKAKIRLKVSDEDMEKLKGKKILLYNKGKIVKEVTIGDSKDIDVKIPVGAYAVEFPKIYDGDDYKYTYEMPYVFSTDQEVDQKAKTTFPQYYTSCYYKKEKKKTLSKDSMVVLGKDSKSKEVSAISATIYPDEKHGRSELKFKINNDAKVVGKTTVSLYTQLVPNTDYFLSAPDVVYTAEKDGKFTRTDGRKDNFQIADNDILAITTTDDNYQNVRNYSETGKEYEFNRPKTETTYYRMSNKGFREAHLKPIEVEDLLYQQEKLKTLKELESKVNNLPEDFYSSRNDYAPLKSEIIALYNKLKGEDQKKYQSIVEQIQQGGKPQINWKSAKSADEKLVVSDNRVNDIDWYNEISVIDPEDGRVPKDKIKISEDTKRWTTPDEYKIHVKATDMDGNTSEQDLTVQVVPEKDFEESHTKECEKQIDALDFLDSEEKSQAKEQLKKAYTATDLKEVVTKAKSANDIRVVDAQNKVMEHLSKYKDLSGEEQEKIQSALKQCQTKEEMKNLHTKVKKDVETRIQKEYDNSLQKLDECSEITDSEKEKVKEKLKETTTRDDMKKIMVEVEKENHERQLKDKESIFQSLCKNYKDLSDSEKDAIKLALDQATTKEQWQEIRKEVIEKVETRLQKEYENSIKAIESLDKLSSDERAETIAALEKSQTRKEMQTIVKKATDENNQRKEEVESGIKEQIQQMKDLSPQEKEEVFLALDKLSSKEEMEAILSVVKEKVKQRVEHAYLLAQQQISAFGFLPKEKQEELEAKLKQVESREEIAKIVKEATQENETQKEAEQNKVIDMIQNSSLSEEEKADWVQKVEAATSKEELEEIKETVDKVEEENKDQWQEQKEQLIKELSYYSFLTTKEKNIAKEAILQSKSLESLNHIRKTLQKVEQERLNQGKEELTEAILKENALSTEAKEYFLAQLKDARTKEALEQIQKEAWKLIADKENQLHPLKAQVKEWIEKNSFLTDTEKLNAQRKLNALQSEKAIYHFAEELQDKTKEIRKVLEEKMRDGIQALTFLSKEDKAYYIQFIYQAQDKRTMESIFSYAKEMNRYYEGNELNKKQRELKARIQRLTLPTEEKEKLLQKVIDAKYLAELEMIEGSIQSAEKEYLEKQKQEVEKELASYQLTTEQRQSLLHQLEKAQSEVECKEIIQKAKEYHKENTKPKFHKDHGYVTFKNNHTTIWNDVFLEKERSHSSKYLGQILKVKGFYIIQGQKYYTLYTSDNQWIGYVKASELNEMEDPWTLRSTSSFKVKVNRKNYTIWRNLSFKVKKSDTNTHYKKVYKVKRTYYHFNGYTYYSLYDHKDQWVGYVNKDAVVKK; the protein is encoded by the coding sequence ATGAAAAAGAAGATACCTATTACCGCAGCAAGCTTGATGGGATTGCTTTTTGCTCCAGCTGTGATGGAAGCGGAAGCAAAAGATAAAAGTAAAAGTTTATACTCAGAACATCAAGCACCAGAAATTTATGGTACGAAAAAAGCAATTGTTCACCAATCAGATAAAATTTCTATTATTGATCCTCGTTATCGTGTATTAGCGATGGATTTTGAAGATGGAGATTTAACAAATAAGATTCAATTGGTGTCTATTGATAATAATCAAGATTATCATTCTCTCATCGATGCTAAAACAGGAGAATTAAAAAACTTATCTTTAGGAAAACATACTTTATTATATCGAGTAACAGATAAACATGGGAATACGACTGAATTTACAACAGAAATTGATGTGAAAGAAGATTCGAAAGAACATTCAAAAGATACAATTGAAAAAACAATTCGCTCTGCTCCGTATTCAGGAAATACAATGAATACACTAATGAAACGTGGAGATGAGCATGATCGTCAAATGCTAGGAATTCAATTAGATCCTGGTCAAGGTATTGATATTAAAATTAAAGATAGACCATCAGGTGGTGGAAATCTATACGTTGATATTATGACTGATGGAAATAAAAAAGATGTTTACCACCAACAAATTAATGGAAATTCCAGACATTTAAGAGCAAAAACAATTGATGAAGCTTCAAATATAAAAGGAACAAAAGATCCTGCAGGAGTACCTTTTATTTCTACACCAAGAAATAATTATGAACAAGGAAGTGATGCTCGTCCTTATACGGTAGAATACACGGTAGGACATGAAGCACGTCGCTTGCCTTATTATCATACAGGAGACAATCAAGAGTTATTTTTTAACTTTTGGGAAAAAGAAACAAAAGCACATCGTAGAGAAGTAAAATTAAATAATAATAAATCAGAAGTAAGAGATACTGGTTATGCGGTGTTAGAAGGACAACATCATTTAATGTTGATTCCTGCAAATACAAGAGAAGAAATTAAGAAAAGATTTGCAGGAGAACGTACTTTAGATGATTTAAATACTGAATTTGTCCGTTTATTTAAGCAATATGATACTTTTGTAGGATTAGAACTAGATCCAGAAGATCGTATTAATCAACGTACTTATACAAAATATTATATGCGTCCAGACCAAAATGGATTGCCAGGTTCAGCTGCTTATTATGTTTCTCCGTGGATTGCCCAAACTGGAGATAAAATGACTTGGTTTAGTACGATGGGATGGGGAACGTTCCATGAAATCGGTCACGGATATCAAGGAAGAAATCATGTAGATACGATTGATTATATGGAAGTAACAAATAACATTCTTGCGTATTATGCTCAACATAATGAAAAAATTGCTGGAAAGCTAAATAGCTATTGGATGGATATGGATAAAGATGCAGAAGGTTGGCAAAAGCATCGTATGAATGCTTTGAAGAGTCGTTTACCTGGATCTGAGGGAGAAGTAGAAATTAATGAAATGCGTTGGCGTTTGTATGCTAAGGGAATGGATGTAAAAGCACGTCTTTTCTTCTTCTTAAACATGTTAGAATCTTTGAATCCAAAAAATCCAAGTGAACCTTGGGGAAAAGTGAATGAACAAATTCGTATCCAAAAACGAGATACAGGAAATACAGATACAATTCCGAATCAACTATTGCGTGCTTTTTATGAAAAATATGGTGTAGATATTACTCCTTATTTGATTGAATGGGGAACGAATCGTCCTCTAAGTAATAAGAAAAATTATGATATGCAACGAAATGGAGACCAAATGGTACAATTGCGTGACGTTGTATACAATAAAGAAAAATTGAAAGAAATCACAAGTGAATTAGGAGTAAAAGAATATGGATTAGTTCGTACGAGTGATTTAATAAAACGAAATGTAGAAGGAAAAGCAAAAATCCGACTAAAAGTATCAGATGAAGATATGGAAAAACTAAAAGGTAAGAAAATCCTTCTATATAATAAAGGGAAAATTGTTAAAGAGGTGACAATTGGTGATTCCAAAGACATTGATGTGAAGATTCCCGTAGGAGCTTATGCTGTAGAATTTCCTAAAATTTATGATGGGGATGATTATAAATATACTTATGAAATGCCATATGTCTTCTCAACTGACCAAGAAGTAGATCAAAAAGCGAAAACTACATTTCCACAGTACTATACAAGTTGCTACTATAAAAAAGAGAAAAAGAAAACGTTATCCAAAGATTCTATGGTTGTACTAGGGAAAGATAGTAAATCAAAAGAAGTATCTGCTATTAGCGCAACTATTTATCCAGATGAAAAACATGGACGAAGTGAATTGAAATTTAAAATTAATAATGACGCCAAAGTTGTAGGGAAGACAACAGTAAGTCTTTATACTCAGCTTGTTCCTAATACTGATTATTTTCTTAGTGCACCAGATGTAGTATACACTGCAGAAAAAGATGGAAAATTTACTAGAACGGATGGAAGAAAAGATAATTTCCAAATTGCCGATAATGATATTCTTGCCATTACCACGACAGATGATAATTATCAAAATGTACGTAATTATAGTGAAACTGGTAAAGAATATGAATTTAATCGCCCAAAAACAGAAACTACCTACTATCGTATGAGCAATAAAGGGTTCCGCGAAGCACATTTAAAACCTATAGAAGTAGAAGATTTACTATATCAACAAGAGAAGTTAAAAACGCTAAAAGAATTAGAAAGTAAGGTCAATAATTTACCTGAAGATTTCTATTCTAGTCGTAATGATTATGCTCCTTTAAAATCAGAAATTATTGCTTTATATAATAAATTAAAAGGAGAAGACCAAAAGAAATATCAATCTATAGTTGAACAAATTCAGCAAGGTGGGAAACCACAAATTAATTGGAAATCTGCAAAATCAGCAGATGAAAAATTAGTAGTTTCTGATAATAGAGTCAATGATATTGATTGGTATAACGAAATTTCTGTCATTGATCCTGAAGATGGTCGTGTGCCAAAAGATAAAATCAAAATTTCTGAGGATACAAAACGTTGGACAACTCCAGATGAATATAAGATTCATGTAAAAGCAACAGACATGGATGGAAATACGTCAGAACAAGACTTAACCGTTCAAGTAGTACCGGAAAAAGACTTTGAGGAATCTCATACTAAAGAATGTGAAAAACAAATTGATGCTTTAGACTTCTTAGATTCGGAAGAAAAATCACAAGCTAAAGAACAATTGAAAAAAGCTTATACTGCTACTGATTTAAAAGAAGTAGTGACTAAAGCAAAATCAGCGAATGATATCCGTGTTGTAGATGCTCAAAATAAGGTCATGGAACATCTTTCTAAATATAAAGATTTAAGTGGAGAAGAACAAGAAAAAATTCAATCTGCTTTAAAACAATGTCAGACCAAAGAAGAAATGAAAAACTTGCATACAAAAGTTAAAAAAGATGTAGAGACAAGAATTCAAAAAGAATATGATAATTCTCTACAAAAATTAGATGAATGCTCTGAAATTACAGATTCTGAAAAAGAAAAAGTCAAAGAGAAATTAAAAGAGACAACAACACGAGATGACATGAAAAAAATTATGGTTGAAGTGGAAAAAGAAAATCACGAACGTCAATTAAAAGATAAAGAGTCGATTTTCCAATCATTATGCAAAAACTATAAAGATTTATCAGATTCTGAAAAAGACGCAATCAAATTAGCGCTTGATCAGGCAACAACTAAAGAACAATGGCAAGAAATTCGTAAAGAAGTGATAGAAAAAGTAGAAACTCGTCTACAAAAAGAATATGAAAATTCTATAAAAGCCATTGAATCTCTAGATAAACTTTCTTCAGATGAGCGAGCAGAAACGATTGCAGCATTAGAAAAATCACAAACAAGAAAAGAAATGCAAACAATTGTTAAAAAAGCTACAGATGAAAATAATCAACGAAAAGAAGAAGTTGAGTCAGGAATTAAAGAACAAATCCAACAAATGAAAGATTTAAGTCCTCAAGAAAAAGAAGAAGTATTTTTAGCATTAGATAAACTTTCTAGTAAAGAAGAAATGGAAGCTATCCTATCTGTAGTAAAAGAAAAAGTAAAACAACGTGTTGAACATGCTTATCTTCTTGCTCAACAACAAATTTCAGCTTTTGGCTTCTTGCCAAAAGAAAAACAAGAAGAATTAGAAGCGAAATTAAAACAAGTAGAGTCACGAGAAGAAATTGCTAAAATTGTAAAAGAAGCAACACAGGAAAATGAAACGCAGAAAGAAGCAGAACAAAATAAAGTTATTGATATGATTCAAAATTCTAGCTTGAGTGAAGAAGAAAAAGCAGATTGGGTTCAAAAAGTCGAAGCTGCAACTTCAAAAGAAGAGTTAGAAGAAATTAAAGAAACAGTAGATAAAGTTGAAGAAGAAAATAAAGATCAATGGCAAGAACAAAAAGAACAATTAATAAAAGAACTTTCTTACTATTCTTTCTTAACTACAAAAGAGAAAAATATAGCGAAAGAAGCAATCTTGCAAAGTAAATCTTTAGAGTCATTAAATCATATTCGCAAAACGCTACAAAAAGTAGAACAAGAACGTTTGAATCAAGGAAAAGAAGAACTAACTGAAGCGATTCTGAAAGAAAATGCTTTGTCTACCGAAGCAAAAGAATATTTCTTAGCGCAATTAAAAGATGCCCGTACAAAAGAAGCACTAGAACAAATTCAAAAAGAAGCATGGAAATTAATTGCAGATAAAGAAAATCAACTTCATCCATTAAAAGCGCAAGTAAAAGAGTGGATTGAAAAGAATAGTTTCCTAACAGATACTGAAAAATTAAATGCTCAACGTAAATTAAATGCACTTCAAAGTGAAAAAGCAATTTATCATTTTGCTGAAGAGTTACAAGACAAAACAAAAGAAATTCGTAAAGTTTTGGAAGAAAAGATGCGCGATGGAATTCAAGCGTTAACTTTCTTATCAAAAGAAGATAAAGCGTATTATATTCAATTCATTTATCAAGCACAAGATAAAAGAACGATGGAGTCTATCTTTTCTTATGCAAAAGAAATGAATCGTTACTATGAAGGAAATGAATTAAATAAAAAGCAACGTGAATTAAAAGCACGCATTCAACGCTTAACTCTTCCTACTGAAGAAAAAGAAAAATTACTTCAAAAAGTGATTGATGCAAAATATTTAGCAGAATTGGAAATGATAGAAGGAAGTATTCAGTCTGCTGAGAAAGAATATTTAGAAAAACAAAAACAAGAAGTAGAAAAAGAATTAGCTTCTTATCAATTAACCACAGAGCAACGCCAATCTCTGTTACATCAATTAGAAAAAGCTCAATCTGAAGTGGAATGCAAAGAGATTATTCAAAAAGCCAAAGAATATCATAAAGAAAACACGAAACCAAAATTCCATAAAGATCATGGATATGTAACCTTTAAGAATAACCATACTACTATTTGGAATGATGTTTTCTTAGAAAAAGAGCGTAGTCATTCTAGTAAATATTTAGGCCAAATTTTGAAAGTAAAAGGATTTTACATTATTCAAGGACAAAAATATTACACATTATATACTTCAGATAATCAATGGATTGGATATGTTAAAGCAAGTGAATTAAATGAAATGGAAGATCCATGGACACTACGTTCTACTTCTTCTTTTAAAGTAAAAGTAAATCGTAAAAACTATACTATCTGGCGTAATTTGTCTTTTAAAGTGAAAAAATCAGATACTAATACACATTATAAAAAAGTATACAAAGTGAAACGTACCTACTATCACTTCAACGGTTATACTTATTACAGTTTGTATGATCATAAGGATCAATGGGTTGGATATGTAAATAAAGACGCAGTTGTCAAAAAATAA
- a CDS encoding BspA family leucine-rich repeat surface protein, translating into MSKKAILSALLVSSALLGATAANAATSDIKAESKKVTVCTDKAKLYKDSKLKESTTPKNGTVYQVDGYRNIDGKHVYRVYQTDKDGKKAYRGYIDSKDTKDFNAEKAKGQFVLNGKANVWKNFYWTEKDTNTAERVVFAKYEYTLGNGAKYYSVYSKDAEGKEVWQGYTSKSNLKEVTSTKESKYVALKKDTKSYANLYFQQTKGNFDVKSGVNFKVTRYYTIDGKKYYSTEQAKGAWTGYVDSSVVEDLTAEKVAAADSKVQVEKDWNTYSDHFYTKKAKLADYKGKDLTAKYVYTYGNGKKYASLYDGDTWVGYANVEALKFISDDVTSANIEDLQNAIKDAQEVVKNDADLTGVDKVKDALAAAEKVLADAKKGNATQAQINDAVKNIQDAIKAVKVDKADLEKEIKEIEALAKNVYLTKDQEDQLNKTLADVQKVADDLSQENIDAVKKAQQTLVKAKEELQKQPTATEGKALNDALQKAQKLDKYGDVLFQNFGLVKATYNDAEQIMNELKKDSDKGNTATTPLTAADVKKVTDALNDALNNLQINAENTKWFYNQAKGAIAKLDSADQDAANKALQAFVDVAKKGTAKNFKQIVEAANNLVNAINDAQNKELKAAIDKANEIIKENDAAKPGNQGTNEDFYTEKTFNALKEAVAEAQKALDLKVSDIHKDNMYDKQTTKVALNNAIKGLQIAHWKYTEQDGKIILTEYIPLAINGNQKAANNIIYRQDKIVIPGKLKGKSVELDIQTVDNYLYPIVKSGEKTSDGKTINGQKVPVTFKEVDGQKVTTGKQLDGTFAYMGTIDVSGLDTSNAESFASTFKGNTSATIKGIENLNTAKGKNFGEMFSSALSISSLDLSKWNMESATTIKSMFFNTPKLTNLNLSGWKLTNISDSFPQSKVFGSKDTLEGKDTGSAPKYNSFCGVIHINSKVQEGKDRVWIDGLTFPTDSHAKKVIDMALDQSITGDFKHTKPTKK; encoded by the coding sequence ATGAGTAAAAAAGCAATTTTAAGCGCATTACTAGTTTCTTCTGCATTATTAGGGGCTACAGCTGCTAACGCTGCTACTTCTGATATTAAAGCAGAAAGCAAAAAAGTAACAGTATGTACAGACAAAGCTAAATTATACAAAGATTCAAAATTAAAAGAATCAACAACACCTAAAAATGGTACTGTCTATCAAGTAGATGGCTATCGTAATATTGATGGTAAACATGTATATCGTGTATACCAAACAGATAAAGATGGTAAAAAAGCTTATCGTGGATACATCGATAGTAAAGATACAAAAGATTTCAACGCTGAAAAAGCAAAAGGTCAATTTGTATTAAATGGAAAAGCTAACGTATGGAAAAACTTTTACTGGACAGAAAAAGATACTAATACTGCAGAACGTGTAGTATTTGCGAAATATGAATATACATTAGGTAACGGTGCAAAATATTACTCAGTATATTCTAAAGACGCTGAAGGAAAAGAAGTATGGCAAGGGTATACTTCAAAATCTAACTTAAAAGAAGTTACTTCAACAAAAGAAAGTAAATATGTTGCATTGAAAAAAGATACTAAATCTTATGCAAACTTATACTTCCAACAAACAAAAGGAAACTTCGATGTGAAGAGTGGTGTAAACTTTAAAGTTACTCGCTACTACACAATTGATGGTAAAAAATATTACTCAACAGAACAAGCTAAAGGGGCATGGACAGGTTATGTAGATTCTTCAGTAGTAGAAGATCTAACAGCTGAAAAAGTAGCCGCAGCAGATTCTAAAGTACAAGTAGAAAAAGACTGGAACACATATAGTGACCACTTCTACACTAAAAAAGCAAAATTAGCAGACTACAAAGGTAAAGACTTAACTGCAAAATATGTATACACTTACGGAAATGGTAAGAAATATGCTTCATTATACGATGGAGACACATGGGTAGGTTATGCCAATGTAGAAGCTTTGAAATTCATTAGCGATGATGTAACTTCAGCAAATATTGAAGACTTACAAAATGCAATTAAAGATGCACAAGAAGTAGTGAAAAATGATGCAGATTTAACAGGAGTAGATAAAGTTAAAGACGCATTAGCAGCAGCTGAAAAAGTATTAGCAGATGCGAAAAAAGGTAATGCAACACAAGCTCAAATTAATGATGCTGTGAAAAATATTCAAGATGCAATCAAAGCTGTAAAAGTGGATAAAGCAGATTTAGAAAAAGAAATCAAAGAAATCGAAGCTTTAGCGAAAAATGTTTACTTAACAAAAGATCAAGAAGATCAATTAAATAAAACATTAGCTGATGTACAAAAAGTAGCTGATGATTTATCACAAGAAAACATTGATGCAGTGAAAAAAGCACAACAAACATTAGTAAAAGCAAAAGAAGAATTACAAAAACAACCTACAGCAACTGAAGGTAAAGCTTTAAATGATGCATTACAAAAAGCACAAAAATTAGATAAATATGGAGATGTCCTATTCCAAAACTTTGGTCTTGTAAAAGCAACATATAATGATGCAGAACAAATCATGAATGAATTGAAAAAAGATTCAGATAAAGGAAACACAGCGACAACACCATTAACAGCAGCTGATGTGAAGAAAGTTACAGATGCATTAAATGATGCATTAAACAACTTACAAATCAATGCTGAAAACACAAAATGGTTCTACAACCAAGCAAAAGGTGCAATTGCTAAATTAGACTCAGCAGATCAAGATGCTGCAAATAAAGCATTACAAGCATTTGTAGATGTTGCTAAAAAAGGAACAGCTAAAAACTTCAAACAAATCGTAGAAGCAGCAAATAATTTAGTAAATGCAATCAATGATGCTCAAAACAAAGAATTAAAAGCAGCTATTGATAAAGCAAATGAAATCATCAAAGAAAATGATGCAGCAAAACCAGGAAACCAAGGTACTAACGAAGACTTCTATACAGAAAAAACATTTAATGCATTAAAAGAAGCTGTAGCGGAAGCTCAAAAAGCATTAGACTTAAAAGTTTCAGACATTCATAAAGATAATATGTATGACAAACAAACTACAAAAGTTGCTTTAAACAATGCTATTAAAGGATTACAAATCGCTCATTGGAAATACACTGAACAAGATGGAAAAATTATCTTAACAGAATATATTCCTTTAGCAATTAATGGAAATCAAAAGGCTGCAAACAATATCATTTATCGTCAAGATAAAATTGTTATTCCTGGTAAATTAAAAGGTAAATCAGTAGAATTAGATATTCAAACAGTGGATAATTATTTATATCCAATTGTTAAAAGTGGAGAAAAAACTTCTGACGGTAAAACTATTAATGGTCAGAAAGTTCCAGTAACCTTTAAAGAAGTCGATGGTCAAAAAGTAACTACAGGAAAACAATTAGATGGAACATTTGCTTACATGGGAACTATTGATGTGTCTGGATTAGATACTTCAAATGCGGAATCCTTTGCTAGCACATTTAAAGGTAATACAAGTGCAACGATTAAAGGAATTGAAAACTTAAATACTGCAAAAGGTAAAAACTTTGGTGAAATGTTCTCATCTGCTCTTTCTATCTCATCATTAGATTTATCTAAATGGAATATGGAATCAGCAACAACTATTAAATCTATGTTCTTCAATACACCAAAATTAACTAACCTAAACTTAAGTGGGTGGAAATTAACAAATATTTCA